The window CGGATTATAACCATCTGAAGGAGGCATATAATGAATAAACGGTTCCATATCCTCAGGATATCCAAAATCTGCGTATACTTCAGAAAGTTCATCCAACAACTCTTCAGTTGAATTCTTATTTATTTCTTTTAAGTGAGAAGTTATACCATATCTCCATTTCCTTTTTTCAATGTCCCATTGGCTGGATTCTTCTTCTATCAAATCATTATATAATTCTACCAATACCATTTGAAGTTTTCTATAATCTTCATCTGGGTCGCCAGCTCCCCAAGCTAATTCTAGGATTAAAGAATTTTCACATTCAATATGATTAGATAAATATTCCACAGCATACTTGCTTATTTCTTTATATGAAATCAAATCTAGCCTAATTCCTACATATATAGTTTTCCAATCATAATGAATATTATAAGTTTTTAAGACCTCTATAGAACTTTTCATTTTTTCTTCATTCCTATCTTTTAGGATTTTGATTAGGTAATCCTGTAATTTCACCTTCTGGAATAAACCTTCTATGAGTAACCCCCTTATTGGGATCTACAATCCACTCAAAAATACCATTTTGATCTTTTACCGAAAACACTCTTTCAATTATACGTAAATCTTTATTATAAACGTCCTTGTAACTATAGTATTTCATTCCACCTTCTATTTGATATAACTTAACCTTTGTTTTATCACCACCAACCAAATCAAACTCTTTAGCCAGTGGTGTGTAATTGTCAATTATATCATTGAAACCATGTTGACCATCTGGCTTTTTCAACGCACTTCCGACCCTTTTATTATCTATTACCGGATGTTCAATTTTATCTCCTTTAATCCCCATCTTCCCATTGAACCCTTTCGCCCCAAACGGCAAAAGCATTCCCAGCGCCGCATTCATACTCGCTTCCTGCTGTTCTTTCGAGACCTTATTCCCAAGCATGTCTCTACCTGTAATTGCTTCACTGAAACCGTTGGTGGCGGTGAGGCCATATAAGCCTTTTTGGGATGTTTTTAAGGCATCAAAGGATTTTTGCGAGGTCTTGTAGATGTCGACTGCTCGTACTGCAGCTGAGGTGGCTTGAGTCGTTTTATAAACGGCTTTCCCACCTTTGAAAATGCGTCCTGCCCAACCGACGATAGGGATATATCCTGCTGCTGCCATGCCGCCTGCGGCGACGCGCTGTCCTGCGGTAAGTTCTTCGCCTGTGATCGGGTCAACGCCTGTTGCGGCACGTTTTGCATCGTTCACACCTGTCAGCTCATTCACGATGTTCCCGCCATAATCGAGCGCTTTTTCATACCAAGGACGGTTGGCGAGGGTTTCTTGTTCCTTCGCAATCTTTCGGGCTTCTTCTTGTTCTTTTTTGATTTTGAGATATTCGGAAGTTTGCTTCTCAATATCGCTTTTTGCCTTGTAGATTTCGCTATTTTGATACGCTTTCTTGTCAAAATTCATAGGCGAAATCGCTTTTCCGTCATTTGTCGCATTCATCATTTCTGCGTACAATGCCATTGTAGCTTGCTGCTCCGTTTCTGACAAAGCATATTCATCTTTTAAATTTTGATCAAGCTCTCTTAGGTCTTTTACTGTCTTTTTTCGTTCATCTTCTGCATTTGCAATTTTTTCATCAAAGGTTTTGCTGTCAAATACCTCTAGAGAAATGAGGTCGTCGATGTCTTGAAAAATCGTTTTGAGTGCCTTTTTTTGATCCTTTACAATGCTTTTGGCATTTTTGATGCCCATATGTACAGCGTTGTCTAAAAAGTGTTCTTCTACGAAGGTATCGCCGCCAAAGTTTGTATCATCGAGTGTCCCAGAAACACCTTCATGAAAGGCTTTTTGCTTATCAATGAAGCTGATAAACATGTCTACATTTCCAGCCAGCTCTTTATAAAAGCTTTTAATGTTGTCGGCGCCTTTTCCAGTGAAATCATCACCGAGATTCGCCACACCTTGTAGTGCCTTTTTTAAATCTACCATTTGTTCACGGAGTTCCTGATAGTGTTTTGCCCTTGTGTCCGTGGCACTTGTTAGTGCTTTTGCATCAATTATCTTGCCCAGAAGAAGTCACTCCCTCCATTATTGATCATAAAGTCTATTTTACCGTGTCCACCAAAACGGAAAAATAGGCTAATTGACATAAAAAATGGAATAGACTCACTATTTAACGGGCTAAAAAATAAGCTAGACAATGCGCTATGCTCTGTCTAGCCATACATTCGTTTTATTTATAATCATTGACAGGTCCTTTATCCATCAAAACCTCAATTTCATTAGAAGACTTCATTTTTAATTTAGGTCTGCGCTCAGAGTTTGGTTTGCTGTAAAGCTCAAGTGGGCGGATGATCACACCATCATTTGTATTTTGAAGTATACCTGGCACACAAGAATAAATACGATCATTGTCATTGGCATGTTTGGCATGAATCGTCACAGACGTTCCTTGGTGATTATCTATACTCATAGATACTCTATATCTATAAAAGGAACCTGTTCCGTTTGATTGGGCAGAATAAACAACCGGAACGACAGCAAGGATATCGTCATTTAACCGTAGTTTAATAACTTCTGTTTTCATTGATTCATGGTCTCTGCCGACATCTCCCATATGCTCAACAGCTCCGCTGCCGTAACTTTTGAGAGCAGGAATTCCTTTCGCACCAAACATAGCCACATCTACTTGCTTTCCTGACTTTGTGTAGACCAATGCATAAATATCATAATCGGTGCCGGACTCCCAGGATACTGTAGCTGTGATCTCAGGCGTTTTCTCGATTATGATCGGTTTATGACCTTTGTCTAGACTAATTTTACCCTGAACTTTCTCTAAACTGATAGGTGCAGAGACTTTCTCTTTAGCAGTTGTCTTCGTTTGAGCAGGGTCTTTAATTGGTTGTTTTTCAGGAGCCATTTGATGTGTAGAAATATCCTGTTCATCAGGTTCAACCTCCACACCATAAAGCTTGCATAGACCTTCCAGTCCAGAATCGAAACCACGCCAAATTGAGCGTGCTTTCGTGTCACCATTTCTTAT is drawn from Bacillus pumilus and contains these coding sequences:
- a CDS encoding DUF2247 family protein, with protein sequence MKLQDYLIKILKDRNEEKMKSSIEVLKTYNIHYDWKTIYVGIRLDLISYKEISKYAVEYLSNHIECENSLILELAWGAGDPDEDYRKLQMVLVELYNDLIEEESSQWDIEKRKWRYGITSHLKEINKNSTEELLDELSEVYADFGYPEDMEPFIHYMPPSDGYNPLLYSKEENINRLASLFEEFLQKEKAFVQFEQM
- a CDS encoding ribonuclease YeeF family protein, encoding MGKIIDAKALTSATDTRAKHYQELREQMVDLKKALQGVANLGDDFTGKGADNIKSFYKELAGNVDMFISFIDKQKAFHEGVSGTLDDTNFGGDTFVEEHFLDNAVHMGIKNAKSIVKDQKKALKTIFQDIDDLISLEVFDSKTFDEKIANAEDERKKTVKDLRELDQNLKDEYALSETEQQATMALYAEMMNATNDGKAISPMNFDKKAYQNSEIYKAKSDIEKQTSEYLKIKKEQEEARKIAKEQETLANRPWYEKALDYGGNIVNELTGVNDAKRAATGVDPITGEELTAGQRVAAGGMAAAGYIPIVGWAGRIFKGGKAVYKTTQATSAAVRAVDIYKTSQKSFDALKTSQKGLYGLTATNGFSEAITGRDMLGNKVSKEQQEASMNAALGMLLPFGAKGFNGKMGIKGDKIEHPVIDNKRVGSALKKPDGQHGFNDIIDNYTPLAKEFDLVGGDKTKVKLYQIEGGMKYYSYKDVYNKDLRIIERVFSVKDQNGIFEWIVDPNKGVTHRRFIPEGEITGLPNQNPKR
- a CDS encoding TerD family protein, producing MNQTLQMGANTVLSSPKGHVSISYEVSSAIDISLTAFLLTDSDQVEGDHGIIFYNQPESASGAASLLPAEVSGQWKRHQLNFDMSKVPAGITKMAITLTEDQGTGFSQVKNLQAEIRTGDEVFYLTPVNFTNEKGIVVVELYIRNGDTKARSIWRGFDSGLEGLCKLYGVEVEPDEQDISTHQMAPEKQPIKDPAQTKTTAKEKVSAPISLEKVQGKISLDKGHKPIIIEKTPEITATVSWESGTDYDIYALVYTKSGKQVDVAMFGAKGIPALKSYGSGAVEHMGDVGRDHESMKTEVIKLRLNDDILAVVPVVYSAQSNGTGSFYRYRVSMSIDNHQGTSVTIHAKHANDNDRIYSCVPGILQNTNDGVIIRPLELYSKPNSERRPKLKMKSSNEIEVLMDKGPVNDYK